Below is a genomic region from Flammeovirgaceae bacterium SG7u.111.
TTGTTTTTACTTGCTACCCTTGTTTGGGACGAGCGGATGCTCGCCCCACCTTAGATTTGTGCAGTTGTATTATTCGAAGGATTGTGTTTAATTGGAAAACCTTGATTTCCTTTTGGCCAAGGGGGGCATGGGCGACTCAACTCGCTCCACGAACAAGATTCATCCCACTGCTGGATGCCCGTGTCCCCTCCCGTGCCCAGGCCTGTATAAGAGTTTGCCACCGTTAAGGTAGTTAGGCTACGCACCAGGTCCTTGGCCTCTAGGTTTTTTGTCCAACATAAAAATACGGATAACCATGGAATTTAAAAACTTTATCGGCATCGACATCAGCAAAGACACCATCGACCTGGCCCTCTTGGCCGAACATGGAGAGCTTGTCAACCTCAAATGGGACAACGACGGGAAAGCACTGGCCAAAGGGCTAAAGTCCCTGTTCAGGGAACACGGAATGGACAAAGAAGACACCTTGCTATGTGCCGAGCACACAGGACAGTTCGGCAACAAGCTGATGGAAGTGTCCCTGGACCTGGGGCTTTGCCTCTGGATGGAATCACCTTATTCCATCTCCCGCTCGCAGGGAATGACAAGGGGAAAGGACGACAAGGTGGATGCCGAGAGGATCGCCGGCTATGCCAAGCGGTTCGCCGACAAGGCAAGATTGGTAAAGCCTACACCCAAGACTATCAATAAGTTAAAGCTTTTGTCCTCTGAGCGGGAACTTGCCATGAAGGATCTCTCGAAATACAAAGGGCAGCTAAAACAGGAGAAAGGGTTTCTGGACAAAGAGTATTTCAAGGAAAAAGAAAAGAGGGTGAAGAAGCTCATCGCCCTCTATAAAAAAACGGTCGAGGAGATAGAGGAACAGATAGCCCAGTTGATAGAGGACGACCCGGACATCAAGGACAGTTTCGACAAGATCGTCTCCGTGGAGGGCGTGGGAAAGCAGACGGCCATCGCCACGATAGTGGCCACGGAAAACTTCCAGAAATTTGACGACCCCAAGAAGTTTGCCTGCCACATCGGCTGCGCCCCGTTCAGGTACGTGTCGGGCAGCAGCATCCGCTCACGCAACAAGGTCTCGCAAAAAGCCAACAAGGACCTGAAGAAAATATTCCACATGGCGGCACTCTCCACCCTGAGGACAAAGGGGGAGCTGCGAAAATATTACGACCGCAAAGTGGAGGAGGGCAAGCACAAGATGTCCGTCATAAACGCCATCCGATCAAAGCTCGTCCACCGCATCTTTGCGGTCATTAACCAAAACAGGAAATATGAAAAAATTTATACGCATTCCCTTGTTTAAACCATAAGAGTAGTGGGGGGCATCTTCGCAGTCATAAACCAAAATAGGAAATATGAAAAAATTTATACACATACCCTTGCTTAAACCATAAGAGTAGTTGGGGCTAATTTTTGTTCTTACGTGACAATTTTTTGTCGGCGTCTAAAACAGCAAATTCTTTTTTAAATACGTGTGTTCGTGTATCAACATATCCATTTTCTAAATACTCATATTCTTCAATAACTCCCCGAAGAGTTTTAGTTTTATTCTTAACCGAATCTATCTTAATGAAAAAACTAGCTATTGAATCTTCTCCTAATACCTGACCTAAAGTGCTACTGTCCACAACATTGAAATTTTTGTCGTAGTTTCCTATGATTACACGAAAATTTTTAAGCCTTGGTTCTTTCATTTTTACAGTAACTTTTACGGCTTCGCCTACATACATAGTATCAGACTCAGCATAAACTGTAAATGGCAATTGAGAAAAGTCCTGTAATTCCACAGAATATCCTTCTAAAGGTTTTTCTTCTGTCTTAATTACATTCTTATCACCAGCTTGTTTACATTGTGCTAATAATATTATAAGAACTAAAATTACAAGATTTCTAATCATCAGATTATGTTTTAGTAATTGATATTAAAAGTATCTTTTTTTATTATTTGCTTCTTGTCATCATAGTATTTTACCTGCTTAAGACTATCATTG
It encodes:
- a CDS encoding transposase → MEFKNFIGIDISKDTIDLALLAEHGELVNLKWDNDGKALAKGLKSLFREHGMDKEDTLLCAEHTGQFGNKLMEVSLDLGLCLWMESPYSISRSQGMTRGKDDKVDAERIAGYAKRFADKARLVKPTPKTINKLKLLSSERELAMKDLSKYKGQLKQEKGFLDKEYFKEKEKRVKKLIALYKKTVEEIEEQIAQLIEDDPDIKDSFDKIVSVEGVGKQTAIATIVATENFQKFDDPKKFACHIGCAPFRYVSGSSIRSRNKVSQKANKDLKKIFHMAALSTLRTKGELRKYYDRKVEEGKHKMSVINAIRSKLVHRIFAVINQNRKYEKIYTHSLV